The Arthrobacter zhaoxinii sequence CGGATTGCGTCCGGGTCGGGAAGAGGAGTGAAAGCGTAATACAGTGCAATTCGGTTCAGTGCCACAAGATAAGGGTAGACCGCGGCGGGCACCCGCTTTTCCTCTCCTATGCATACCGTTCGTACCGGACGGCCGCTAATGTGCATCTATGAGAGCGCTGGATGACGACTTGCTTGAGATCTGGGTCTCCGGATGGGCCCAGGCCCGGGGGTACCGGACCCGCCATGAGGGACGTTTCCCGGCAGCACTGCTGCACGACCGGACCAACGACTGGGAGTATTTCGCCCTCGAACCCTCCCATGACGAGTTCGCCGCGCTCGCCTCCTCCGCCCGGCACAGCCCCACCCGGCTGTTCACCATCGTGACCACGCGGGTGAACGAAGTCCACGGGGCGGCGTCGGTGTACGGGATGCAGATCCGTTCGTCCGATGAGGTCCTGATGGTGGCGGATATGGAGGGCCAGGACATCGAGGCCCCCGTGCTGCCGTGGGATCACTTCAGCGTGGAAAGCACGCACGAGAACCAAGTGGGCATCGTGACCGTGTTTGATGCGGATTCGCCGATAGCCTCCGGACGGATGGCCGTGACCGACGGCTACGCGGTGTTCGACCGGATTGTCACCGAGCCCGCCTACCGGCGGCGCGGCCTGGGCAGTTATGTCATGCGGGCACTGACCGCCCTGGCGCTGGAGGACGACGCCGATGCCGGGTTGCTCATCGCCTCGGCGGACGGCCAGGAACTCTACCGCTACCTGGGCTGGGAGTCCCTGGCCGCCGTCGTGATGTTCGAGCCGCGGCTCTGATTTCCGCCGGCAGGTTCCCCCGGCAGTGAACATGCGCTGCCGCGGATTTTCCGGTGGGAGAATGAGCACGTGGCTCTTCATGATTCCCTGATTCCGCTGCTGGGCGGCGGTGCCGAGCCCGAGCAGCTCATGCACGTGCATCAGATTCCTGCGCGCCGGGCGGTCACCGCACCCTGGCCGGAATGGGCGCATCCCGACGTCGTCGCCGCCTACCAGCGCCGCGGCATCCACGAGCCGTGGGCGCACCAGATGGAAGCCGCCGAAGCCGCACACAGCGGGCAGCACACGATCATTGCCACCGGCACTGCCTCCGGAAAATCGCTGGCCTACCAGCTGCCCGTCCTGGACGCGATCCACCGCACCTCCCTCGATGACCGCGCCACGCTGGAGCCGTCCGGCGCCGTCGCCCTGTATCTGGCGCCCACCAAAGCGCTGGCCGCCGACCAGCTTGCCGCGGTGAAGTCGCTGCAGCTTCCTACAGTCCGGGCCGAGACGTACGACGGCGACACGGACACCGGCGCGCGGCGCTGGATCCGGGACCACGCCAATCTCGTGCTCGCCAACCCGGACATGCTGCACTTCGGCGTGCTGCCGAACCATGCCTGGTGGGCCCGGTTCTTCCGGCGCCTGAAATACGTCATCATCGACGAGGCGCACAGCTACCGCGGGGTGTTCGGCTCGAATGTCGCCAACCTGATGCGCCGGCTGCGGCGGATCTGCCGGTACTACGGCGCCGATCCCGTGTTTATCGGTGCCTCGGCCACGTCGTCCGCACCGGAGGACTCCTTCAGCCGGCTGATCGGTGCGCCGGTCACCGCCGTGACCCAGGACCATTCCCCGCACGGATCCACGACGGTGGCCCTGTGGGAGCCGCAGCTGACCGAGCTCAAGGGTGAAAACGGTGCCCGGTCACGGCGCACGGTCGTGGCCGAGACCGCCGATCTGCTGGCCAACCTGGTGGCTGCGCAGGTCCGCACCATCGCCTTCATCAAGTCCCGCCGCGGGGCCGAAACCATTGCCACCATCACCCGCCGGCTGCTGGACGAGGTGCATCCCTCCCTGCCGGACCGGGTGGCGGCCTACCGTTCCGGCTACCTGCCGGAGGAACGGCGGGAGCTGGAGCGGCGGCTGCGCAGCGGCGAGCTGCTGGGTATCGCCAGCACCTCCGCTCTGGAGCTGGGCATCGACATCTCCGGGCTGGACGCGGTGCTGGTTGCCGGCTGGCCGGGGACCCGCGCATCTCTGTTCCAGCAGATCGGCCGGGCCGGACGCTCCGGGCAGGACGCCCTCGCTGCCTTTGTGGCCAGCGACGACCCGCTCGACACCTATCTGGTGCACCATCCCGAAGCCATCTTCGACAGGTCCGTGGAGGCGACGGTCTTTGACCCCTCCAACCCGTATGTGCTGGGCCCGCATCTGTGCGCAGCCGCGGCAGAGCTGCCGCTGACCCCGGACGAGCGGGAATTGTTCGGTCCCACCGCGGGCGGGCTGCTGGAGCAGCTGGTGGATCAGGGCTACCTGCGGCGCCGGCCTTCCGGCTGGTTCTGGACGCATCCGGAAAGCGCCGCGTCCATGGTCAATCTGCGGGCCGCCGGCGGGGGTCCGATCAACATTGTCGAGACCGAGACCGGCACGCTGCTGGGCACCATGGATTCGCCGCAGGCCCAGTACCAGGCGCATACGGGGGCGATCTACGTTCATCAGGGGCAGACCTTCCTGGTGGATGAACTCAACGAGGCCGACCACTGCGCCATGGTCACCCGCACCAACCCGGAGTTCTACACCCAGGCCCGGGACATCACCCAGGTGGAAGTGCTGGAAACGGACCGGACCTCGGAGTGGAACGGCATCCAGGTCTGCTTCGGCACGGTGAAAGTCACCACCCAGGTGGTCTCCTATCAGCGCAAGGCCCTGATCTCGAATGAAATCCTCGGCGAGGAGCCGCTGGAGCTGGAAGCCAAGGAGCTGTTCACCAAGGCCGTCTGGTTCGTCATTGACGAGAAGTTCCTGGTGTCGGCAGGGCTTGCCCCGGCCGACTTCCCCGGTTCCCTGCACGCCGCCGAACATGCCTCCATCGGCATGCTGCCCCTGGTGGCCACCAGCGACCGGTGGGACATCGGCGGCGTCTCCACCGCCCTGCATGCCGACACCGAGAAGCCGACCATCTTCGTCTATGACGGGCACCCCGGCGGCGCCGGTTTCGCTGAGCGCGGCTACGAGGCCGCGCGGATCTGGCTGGCGGCCACCCGTGATGCCATCCGTGCCTGCGAGTGCGACGGCGGCTGCCCCTCCTGTGTGCAGTCCCCCAAGTGCGGCAACAAGAACAATCCGCTGGACAAGAAGGGCGCCGTCACGCTGCTGAACGTGCTGCTGGATCATGCGCCGGACGAGGCCCTGGCCCTGACCTCCTAACCCGGCGGTCCCGCACGTGCACGGGCTGTGGCAGGGACCGGCAGTACAGGCACGTCCACCTCCGTTTCCACGGTGAGGGTGTCGGTTTCCGGGTTCACGGTGCAGGCGCGCAGGAAAGCGTTGTTGCGTGCTGCTACCTCTCCAGCCACACCGCAGGCATCGCCGGAAGCGGCGCCGGGAGGATCCCCCGCCGCCGGCAACTGTAGGCCACGGAGAGTATCCGCCCCGGCGAGCGCCGCCAGGTCCGCGGCGGTGGCGGCCCGGACAGCGGCAACCGATGCCTGCACCATCAGCAGTGCGACCACGGAAAAACCCAGCAGGATCAGGCAGATCCCGATCGCGGCGACCGTCCCTGCACCTCTGTCATTCGGCTCCCGGCCGTTACGGTCCTGAGCCTTCCCGTAGCGGCCGTCCCGGACCCTTGCAGGCCGGCATTCATCGGCGGACCGGACCCCGGTTCTATCCTTCGGGTTGAATCCCATCAGGCAGGCCTCCGTCCCCGGGGAAGGCAACAGCATCGGCGGAAAGTTCCAGCGGCAACAGGGACAGCACAGGAAGCGACAAGACGCTGCGGACCTCGACGGCTGTCCACTGCCCCTCTTCCGAGAGCACCAGCTGCGCCGACGTGCCAGCCAGCCGTTCCACCGCGGCCTCGGCGGCGGCCGGATCCGCCCGCATGATTTCCCGCGCTGCGGCCCGGGCAGCTTCCTCCAGACGCAGCTGCGTGACCCCGGCCGATATGCCGGTGAGTCCGCCCACCAGCACGAGCACGATGGCCGGGAGCGCGACGGCGAACTCCGCTGTGACTGCGCCCCGCTCCCGGCCCCGCTCCCGGCCCCCTTTCCGCACCCGCTTCCACTCCCCCAGCGGAGTGCCGGCGCCGGTTCCCGCTGCCACTGGTCCGCTCTTATC is a genomic window containing:
- a CDS encoding Rv3654c family TadE-like protein, which codes for MGFNPKDRTGVRSADECRPARVRDGRYGKAQDRNGREPNDRGAGTVAAIGICLILLGFSVVALLMVQASVAAVRAATAADLAALAGADTLRGLQLPAAGDPPGAASGDACGVAGEVAARNNAFLRACTVNPETDTLTVETEVDVPVLPVPATARARAGPPG
- a CDS encoding GNAT family N-acetyltransferase, which codes for MRALDDDLLEIWVSGWAQARGYRTRHEGRFPAALLHDRTNDWEYFALEPSHDEFAALASSARHSPTRLFTIVTTRVNEVHGAASVYGMQIRSSDEVLMVADMEGQDIEAPVLPWDHFSVESTHENQVGIVTVFDADSPIASGRMAVTDGYAVFDRIVTEPAYRRRGLGSYVMRALTALALEDDADAGLLIASADGQELYRYLGWESLAAVVMFEPRL
- a CDS encoding DEAD/DEAH box helicase, which produces MALHDSLIPLLGGGAEPEQLMHVHQIPARRAVTAPWPEWAHPDVVAAYQRRGIHEPWAHQMEAAEAAHSGQHTIIATGTASGKSLAYQLPVLDAIHRTSLDDRATLEPSGAVALYLAPTKALAADQLAAVKSLQLPTVRAETYDGDTDTGARRWIRDHANLVLANPDMLHFGVLPNHAWWARFFRRLKYVIIDEAHSYRGVFGSNVANLMRRLRRICRYYGADPVFIGASATSSAPEDSFSRLIGAPVTAVTQDHSPHGSTTVALWEPQLTELKGENGARSRRTVVAETADLLANLVAAQVRTIAFIKSRRGAETIATITRRLLDEVHPSLPDRVAAYRSGYLPEERRELERRLRSGELLGIASTSALELGIDISGLDAVLVAGWPGTRASLFQQIGRAGRSGQDALAAFVASDDPLDTYLVHHPEAIFDRSVEATVFDPSNPYVLGPHLCAAAAELPLTPDERELFGPTAGGLLEQLVDQGYLRRRPSGWFWTHPESAASMVNLRAAGGGPINIVETETGTLLGTMDSPQAQYQAHTGAIYVHQGQTFLVDELNEADHCAMVTRTNPEFYTQARDITQVEVLETDRTSEWNGIQVCFGTVKVTTQVVSYQRKALISNEILGEEPLELEAKELFTKAVWFVIDEKFLVSAGLAPADFPGSLHAAEHASIGMLPLVATSDRWDIGGVSTALHADTEKPTIFVYDGHPGGAGFAERGYEAARIWLAATRDAIRACECDGGCPSCVQSPKCGNKNNPLDKKGAVTLLNVLLDHAPDEALALTS
- a CDS encoding TadE family type IV pilus minor pilin, which produces MAAGTGAGTPLGEWKRVRKGGRERGRERGAVTAEFAVALPAIVLVLVGGLTGISAGVTQLRLEEAARAAAREIMRADPAAAEAAVERLAGTSAQLVLSEEGQWTAVEVRSVLSLPVLSLLPLELSADAVAFPGDGGLPDGIQPEG